The Flavobacterium piscisymbiosum genome includes a region encoding these proteins:
- a CDS encoding 5-carboxymethyl-2-hydroxymuconate Delta-isomerase produces the protein MPHFIIDCSENVIRLKSADDIMQDVFNAALSTGLFDESEIKVRINLYSYYNNGNSLKDFIHVFTYIMEGRNTEQKANLSKVIVSKLNRVLPEVPVISINIKDFEKASYFNKTMLEL, from the coding sequence ATGCCTCATTTTATTATTGATTGCTCAGAAAATGTTATTCGGTTAAAATCTGCAGATGATATTATGCAGGACGTTTTTAATGCCGCATTATCAACCGGTCTTTTTGATGAGTCTGAGATTAAGGTGCGTATTAATCTGTATTCGTATTACAACAACGGAAATTCCTTAAAAGACTTTATTCACGTTTTTACCTATATTATGGAGGGCAGAAATACAGAACAAAAAGCGAATCTTTCGAAAGTAATTGTTTCTAAACTGAATAGAGTACTTCCTGAAGTTCCTGTGATTTCTATCAATATAAAAGATTTCGAAAAGGCTAGTTATTTCAATAAAACGATGTTAGAGCTATAA
- a CDS encoding DUF6377 domain-containing protein, with the protein MKNYLLFCLFVLVGSPVYSSDSTNTILAKLNDALKNKAHYVRLKEERILNFKKIKSDDLTQEQEYNYNKTLYTEYQKFNSDSAIFYVKKNLKIATGLQNNELLNLANLQLVTLYSSSGKYRESEAILKSIDKKTLSKSLLQTYYIAYREFFEHYAANSYDIKYIQKIREYRDSLVAVLDPNTLNYQINKIQQLMSKKNYDIAEKQLLAIFDNIKEDNSQYAMVTYLLGSIYEARHQLEPRKKYYALSSTSDLKNANKDNASLQELALVFYEIGDVDMAYKLTQSAIEDALYCNVQFRTLLMSEVYSIINTVYLEKEAKRKTELQLYLLCISLLSAFLIVAVIYVYKQMKKVSRIRGELYETSQKLAELNKDITETNNQLQERNAQLSESNHIKEEYIAHFFSLCSTYINKLENYRIILNKKATAKQFDEIYKMLKSTTLVDNELEELYKNFDIIFLNLYPTFVKDFNALLIKEEQIVLKQGELLNTELRIFALIRLGITDSVKIAAFLRYSLSTIYNYRTRARNKAAVSRNDFEEMVMKIGLISLKV; encoded by the coding sequence TTGAAAAATTATTTATTGTTTTGTTTATTCGTTCTTGTAGGCAGTCCTGTTTATTCATCAGACAGCACTAATACTATTTTAGCAAAGCTCAATGATGCTTTAAAAAATAAAGCACACTATGTCAGGCTTAAAGAAGAGCGTATTCTGAACTTTAAAAAAATCAAATCTGATGATTTAACTCAGGAACAAGAATACAATTACAACAAAACTTTATATACAGAATACCAAAAGTTCAACTCAGATTCGGCCATTTTTTATGTCAAAAAGAACCTCAAGATCGCTACCGGACTTCAAAATAATGAATTGCTGAATCTGGCAAATTTACAGTTGGTTACCCTTTATTCTTCCTCAGGAAAATACCGCGAATCTGAAGCTATTTTAAAAAGCATTGACAAAAAAACACTTTCAAAATCGTTACTTCAAACCTACTATATTGCTTATCGTGAATTTTTTGAGCATTATGCGGCCAATAGTTATGATATAAAATATATTCAGAAAATACGCGAGTACCGTGATTCTCTGGTCGCTGTTTTAGATCCTAATACGCTAAATTATCAGATCAATAAAATTCAGCAATTGATGTCAAAAAAAAACTATGATATTGCCGAAAAGCAATTATTAGCAATATTTGATAATATCAAGGAAGATAACTCTCAGTACGCGATGGTTACCTATCTTTTGGGCAGTATTTACGAGGCAAGACATCAATTAGAACCAAGAAAAAAATACTACGCATTATCATCTACTTCAGATTTAAAAAATGCGAATAAAGACAATGCATCACTTCAGGAACTGGCCTTGGTTTTTTATGAAATAGGCGATGTCGATATGGCATACAAATTAACACAATCGGCTATTGAAGATGCGCTTTATTGCAATGTTCAGTTTCGTACGCTTTTAATGTCAGAAGTTTATTCGATTATCAATACCGTTTATTTAGAAAAAGAAGCCAAAAGAAAAACAGAGTTGCAGCTGTATTTGTTATGCATCAGTTTACTTTCGGCATTTTTGATCGTAGCTGTTATTTATGTTTACAAACAAATGAAAAAAGTGTCCAGAATACGCGGAGAACTTTATGAAACCAGTCAAAAATTAGCCGAATTAAATAAAGATATTACAGAAACCAACAATCAACTGCAGGAACGTAACGCACAGTTGTCAGAATCGAATCATATTAAAGAGGAATACATTGCACATTTCTTTAGTTTGTGCTCGACTTACATCAATAAATTAGAAAATTACCGCATTATTCTAAACAAAAAAGCAACGGCAAAACAGTTTGATGAGATTTATAAAATGCTTAAATCAACAACCTTGGTCGATAACGAACTCGAGGAATTGTACAAGAATTTCGACATTATATTCCTGAATTTATATCCCACTTTCGTGAAAGATTTCAACGCACTTTTGATTAAGGAAGAGCAAATAGTTTTAAAACAAGGAGAATTGCTAAATACTGAACTTCGTATTTTTGCTTTAATCCGTTTAGGAATTACCGACAGTGTAAAAATTGCAGCGTTCCTTCGTTACTCTTTAAGCACAATTTATAATTATCGCACCCGAGCTCGAAATAAAGCCGCAGTTTCGCGAAATGATTTTGAAGAAATGGTCATGAAAATTGGTTTAATTTCATTGAAAGTGTAA
- a CDS encoding glycoside hydrolase family 3 C-terminal domain-containing protein, with translation MFKNVKTIVVLLLLSSIGVNAQSKVPVYLDDKKPINERVEDALKRMTTAEKIAMIHAQSKFSSPGVPRLGIPENWMTDGPHGIRTEVKWDEWDQAGWTNDSCIAFPALTALSATWNKELSSLYGKSIGEEARYRNKNVLLGPGVNIYRTPLNGRNFEYMGEDPFLAAKMVVPYIKGVQANGVAACVKHFALNNQETKRNSVNVIVDDRALYEIYLPAFKAAVQEGDAWAIMGSYNRYKGQQCCHNEFLLNDILRGEWGFKGVVVSDWGGVSDTKQSIFNGLDMEFGSWTNGLSWGTSNAYDNYYLAKPYSEMIRKGEVGTKELDEKVRRILRLSFLTTMDRNRPFGSFGTQEHADAGRKIAEEGIVLLQNNNNILPINLSKTKKIVVIGENAIKMMTVGGGSSSLKARYEITPLEGLKKRIGNQAEIVYARGYVGDPKSEYNGVVAKVSLEDKRSPAELTAEALKVAKDADVVLFIGGLNKSDNQDAEGHDRKELGLPYGQDKLITELVKVNKNVVFVNISGNAVAMPWVKEVPGIVQGWFLGTEAGNALANVLVGDVNPSGKLSFTFPVKLADNGAHALGEFPGGDEVKYNEGIFVGYRWADKQKAKPLFSFGHGLSYTTFAYGKVTADKKQMSSSDKITFSVNVKNTGSREGSEVVQLYISDLKSSLPRPIKELKGFEKISLKAGEEKTVTFTVDKTALSFFDDKKHDWVAEPGAFEAIVGASSTDIKSKVGFSLQ, from the coding sequence ATGTTTAAAAACGTTAAAACAATTGTTGTTTTACTTTTGTTGAGCTCTATCGGTGTAAATGCACAGAGTAAAGTTCCGGTTTATCTAGATGATAAAAAGCCAATTAATGAGCGTGTAGAAGATGCTCTTAAAAGAATGACCACAGCAGAAAAAATTGCCATGATTCATGCGCAATCCAAATTCAGTTCACCGGGTGTACCACGTTTAGGGATTCCGGAAAACTGGATGACTGACGGGCCACACGGAATTCGTACCGAAGTAAAATGGGACGAATGGGATCAGGCAGGCTGGACAAATGATTCTTGTATTGCATTTCCGGCTCTTACAGCACTTTCTGCAACCTGGAACAAAGAGTTATCTTCTTTATATGGTAAATCAATTGGGGAAGAAGCGCGCTACCGTAATAAAAATGTATTGTTAGGACCTGGAGTAAATATCTACAGAACACCATTAAACGGTCGTAACTTCGAATATATGGGAGAAGATCCTTTTCTTGCTGCCAAGATGGTTGTTCCTTATATAAAAGGTGTACAAGCAAACGGAGTGGCTGCCTGTGTAAAACATTTTGCCTTAAACAATCAGGAAACAAAACGTAACTCAGTAAACGTAATCGTTGATGATCGTGCTTTATACGAAATCTATTTACCTGCTTTTAAAGCTGCAGTTCAGGAAGGTGATGCCTGGGCAATTATGGGTTCATACAACAGATACAAAGGACAGCAATGTTGTCATAATGAATTTTTATTAAATGATATTCTTCGCGGAGAATGGGGTTTCAAAGGTGTTGTAGTTTCAGATTGGGGTGGCGTTAGCGATACAAAACAATCTATCTTTAATGGTCTTGATATGGAATTTGGTTCATGGACTAATGGACTTTCATGGGGAACCAGCAATGCGTATGATAATTATTATCTGGCAAAACCATATTCTGAAATGATTAGAAAAGGTGAAGTTGGAACTAAAGAATTAGACGAAAAAGTACGTCGTATTTTACGTTTATCTTTCTTAACTACAATGGATAGAAACCGTCCGTTTGGATCTTTTGGAACACAAGAACACGCAGACGCAGGCCGCAAAATTGCCGAAGAAGGAATTGTATTGCTTCAAAACAACAATAATATTTTACCAATCAACCTTTCTAAAACTAAGAAAATCGTTGTTATTGGTGAAAATGCGATCAAAATGATGACTGTAGGTGGAGGAAGTTCTTCGCTTAAAGCAAGATACGAAATTACACCTCTTGAAGGATTAAAGAAAAGAATTGGTAACCAGGCAGAAATCGTTTATGCCCGTGGTTATGTAGGAGATCCAAAAAGTGAATATAACGGAGTAGTAGCAAAAGTAAGTTTAGAGGACAAACGTTCTCCTGCAGAATTGACTGCCGAGGCTCTTAAAGTTGCTAAAGATGCGGATGTTGTTCTTTTTATTGGAGGATTAAACAAAAGTGATAATCAGGATGCAGAAGGACATGATCGTAAAGAATTGGGCTTGCCATACGGTCAGGATAAATTAATTACCGAATTGGTTAAAGTAAATAAAAATGTGGTTTTTGTAAATATTTCAGGAAACGCTGTGGCAATGCCGTGGGTAAAAGAAGTTCCGGGAATTGTACAAGGATGGTTTTTAGGTACAGAAGCAGGAAATGCTTTGGCTAATGTTTTGGTTGGAGATGTAAACCCTTCAGGAAAATTATCTTTTACTTTCCCAGTAAAATTAGCTGATAACGGAGCTCATGCTTTAGGAGAATTTCCTGGTGGAGATGAGGTAAAATATAACGAAGGAATTTTTGTAGGTTACCGTTGGGCCGACAAGCAAAAAGCAAAACCATTATTCTCTTTTGGTCACGGTTTAAGCTATACAACTTTTGCTTACGGAAAAGTAACGGCAGATAAAAAACAAATGTCAAGCAGCGATAAAATTACATTCTCTGTTAATGTAAAAAACACAGGATCAAGAGAAGGGTCTGAGGTTGTTCAGCTTTATATCAGCGATTTAAAATCTTCATTACCACGTCCGATTAAAGAATTAAAAGGATTTGAGAAAATTTCGCTTAAAGCGGGAGAAGAAAAAACAGTAACTTTTACAGTAGATAAAACAGCTTTAAGCTTTTTTGATGATAAAAAACACGACTGGGTTGCTGAACCGGGAGCTTTTGAAGCAATCGTTGGAGCATCTTCGACAGATATAAAATCAAAAGTGGGATTCTCACTTCAATAA
- a CDS encoding acyltransferase family protein: MSSPSIDIKPKKHYEILDGLRGVAAILVVIFHILEAHNGGSRFNQIINHGYLAVDFFFLLSGFVVAYAYDDRWGKLTQWEFYKRRLIRLQPMVIMGMIIGAIFYYFQASNLFPLIAGMEAWKVILTMVIGFTLLPIPPSLEIRGWGEMHPLNGPAWSLFFEYIANILYAVLFRKFSNKVLAIFVFIFAAMLVNYTVFGPNGDVIGGWSLNLQQMNVGFTRLLYPFFAGVLLSRLGKLIHLKGAFWICSILIVVIFSIPRIGDENTLWMNGLYESVVIILFFPLIVAIGAGGEIKNALSVKICKALGDISYPIYIIHYPLIYWYTAWVIDNKVSIKDGYMIGIGVLVASITIAYLCLKFYDEPVRNWLQNKFQKRKIS, translated from the coding sequence ATGAGTTCACCTTCTATTGATATTAAACCTAAAAAACATTATGAAATTCTGGACGGACTTCGAGGAGTCGCTGCGATTTTAGTAGTGATTTTTCATATTCTGGAAGCCCATAACGGGGGCAGCCGATTTAACCAAATTATCAATCACGGTTATCTGGCGGTTGATTTCTTTTTCCTTTTATCAGGATTTGTAGTAGCTTATGCGTACGACGATCGTTGGGGGAAATTGACTCAGTGGGAGTTTTATAAACGACGCTTAATTCGTTTACAGCCCATGGTTATTATGGGAATGATCATTGGAGCGATTTTTTACTATTTTCAGGCATCCAATCTTTTTCCTTTAATTGCAGGAATGGAAGCTTGGAAAGTGATTCTAACAATGGTAATAGGGTTTACATTACTTCCAATTCCGCCATCATTAGAAATTAGAGGCTGGGGCGAAATGCATCCGCTTAATGGACCTGCATGGTCACTATTTTTCGAATATATTGCCAATATTTTATACGCTGTATTGTTTCGTAAGTTTTCGAACAAAGTATTAGCAATCTTTGTTTTTATATTCGCAGCAATGCTCGTAAATTATACAGTTTTTGGACCAAATGGAGATGTTATTGGCGGTTGGTCTCTAAACCTGCAACAAATGAATGTGGGTTTCACGCGATTATTATATCCGTTTTTTGCCGGAGTTTTACTTTCAAGATTAGGAAAACTAATCCACTTAAAAGGCGCTTTCTGGATTTGCAGTATTCTAATTGTAGTTATTTTTTCGATTCCAAGAATTGGCGATGAAAACACTTTATGGATGAATGGTTTATACGAATCAGTTGTTATTATTCTTTTCTTCCCATTAATTGTTGCTATTGGAGCAGGAGGAGAGATCAAAAATGCACTTTCGGTTAAAATATGCAAAGCTTTAGGAGATATTTCATATCCAATTTATATTATACATTATCCGCTAATTTATTGGTACACAGCTTGGGTAATCGATAATAAAGTTTCTATAAAAGACGGTTATATGATAGGAATAGGAGTTTTAGTGGCCAGTATTACAATAGCTTATTTATGTTTGAAATTTTACGATGAGCCTGTACGCAATTGGCTTCAGAATAAATTTCAAAAAAGAAAAATTTCTTAA
- a CDS encoding NADH:flavin oxidoreductase has translation MSTNNLFSPFNLKTLNLKNRIVMAPMTRSFSPNGVPTDEVASYYQKRAEGEVGLILSEGTVINRASSSNDANVPHFHGDLALNGWKKVIDEVHAAGGAMGPQIWHMGIMDNHHSGWVPPVPFEGPSGLNRPDFRNGVSMTEKDIEDTILAFGQAAADAKRLGFDTIEIHGAHGYLIDQFFRAETNLREDIYGGKTLPERNRFAIEVVKEIRKQVGNDFAVIMRFSQFKPSDYNYKLAKNPQELEAWLTPLVDAGVDILHCSQRRFWEPEFEESDLNFAGWAKKVTGAPTITVGSVGLSGDFFGAFAGESSQPTSLEELNRRFDRGDFDLVAVGRPLLSDPNWVAKIKAGKTDELKGFSKEALGALVLE, from the coding sequence ATGAGTACAAACAACCTGTTTTCGCCATTTAACTTAAAAACGTTAAATCTTAAAAATAGAATCGTAATGGCGCCAATGACGCGCTCATTTTCTCCAAACGGAGTTCCAACTGATGAAGTAGCTTCTTACTACCAAAAAAGAGCTGAAGGTGAAGTTGGTTTAATATTATCTGAAGGGACTGTTATCAACAGAGCTTCATCATCTAATGATGCTAATGTCCCACATTTTCATGGGGATTTAGCTTTAAACGGATGGAAAAAAGTGATCGACGAAGTTCACGCTGCCGGAGGTGCTATGGGACCACAAATCTGGCATATGGGAATTATGGACAATCACCACTCTGGATGGGTTCCACCGGTTCCTTTTGAAGGTCCGTCGGGATTAAACCGTCCTGATTTTAGAAATGGTGTTTCTATGACCGAAAAAGATATTGAAGATACCATTCTTGCTTTTGGTCAGGCTGCCGCCGATGCTAAAAGATTAGGTTTTGATACAATCGAAATTCACGGAGCGCACGGTTATTTGATTGACCAGTTCTTTAGAGCCGAAACTAACTTACGTGAGGATATTTACGGAGGAAAAACACTTCCGGAACGTAATCGTTTTGCTATTGAAGTGGTAAAGGAAATCAGAAAACAAGTTGGTAATGATTTCGCTGTTATCATGCGTTTTTCTCAATTTAAACCTTCTGATTACAATTATAAACTGGCTAAAAATCCACAGGAATTAGAAGCATGGTTAACACCTCTTGTTGATGCAGGAGTTGATATTTTACACTGTTCTCAACGTCGTTTCTGGGAACCTGAATTCGAAGAATCTGACTTAAACTTTGCAGGCTGGGCTAAAAAAGTAACCGGAGCACCAACTATTACAGTAGGTTCTGTTGGTCTTTCAGGTGATTTCTTTGGTGCATTTGCAGGAGAAAGTTCTCAACCAACTTCATTAGAGGAATTAAACAGACGTTTCGACAGAGGCGATTTTGATTTGGTTGCAGTAGGAAGACCTCTTTTATCTGACCCGAATTGGGTAGCAAAAATTAAAGCAGGTAAAACTGATGAATTGAAAGGCTTTAGTAAAGAAGCTTTGGGAGCATTGGTTTTAGAATAA
- a CDS encoding ArsR/SmtB family transcription factor: protein MEPIEIFKALSNKSRLQMLEWLKEPEINFPDQLQHAGFEHGVCVGQIQAKAGLTQSTVSEYLSILQRAGFIESKRVGQWTYYKRNEGAFEALSNLIQSNL from the coding sequence ATGGAACCAATAGAAATCTTTAAAGCGCTCTCTAACAAATCCAGATTGCAAATGCTGGAATGGTTAAAAGAGCCTGAAATCAATTTTCCGGATCAGCTCCAGCATGCTGGATTTGAGCACGGAGTTTGCGTTGGACAAATACAAGCCAAAGCTGGCCTGACACAATCGACTGTTTCTGAATATCTTTCTATTTTACAACGCGCCGGATTTATAGAATCTAAACGTGTTGGACAATGGACTTACTATAAACGCAACGAAGGTGCCTTTGAAGCACTCAGTAACTTAATTCAATCTAATTTGTAA
- a CDS encoding TlpA family protein disulfide reductase: MKKTLLILGFLCCVITSSKAQVVGTDVGDIAPEIDLPDAKGNNVALSSLRGDLVLVDFWASWCGPCIKEQPQLIKLNSTYAGKFSIYSVSMDTKKPLWLGAIARQKLTWTQVSDLKYWQSPVVGDYKLQSVPLNFLIDKNGIILAKNIHGKALEEMVKSLLTPQ, encoded by the coding sequence ATGAAAAAAACTTTACTTATTTTAGGATTCTTATGTTGTGTAATAACCAGTTCAAAAGCTCAGGTAGTAGGAACCGATGTTGGAGATATTGCTCCTGAAATCGATCTTCCGGATGCAAAAGGAAATAATGTGGCACTTTCGTCTTTAAGAGGAGATTTAGTCTTAGTCGACTTTTGGGCATCATGGTGCGGACCTTGTATAAAAGAACAGCCGCAATTAATAAAACTGAACAGTACCTACGCAGGCAAGTTTTCTATTTACAGCGTTTCTATGGATACTAAAAAGCCGCTTTGGCTGGGCGCTATCGCAAGGCAAAAATTGACATGGACACAAGTAAGTGATTTGAAATATTGGCAATCTCCTGTTGTTGGCGATTATAAGCTTCAATCTGTGCCTTTAAACTTTTTAATAGATAAAAACGGAATTATTCTGGCCAAAAATATTCACGGAAAAGCTTTGGAAGAAATGGTTAAAAGTTTGTTGACTCCACAGTAA
- a CDS encoding lysozyme inhibitor LprI family protein, with amino-acid sequence MITINDDIIMIQKSALLFFILVAFQCNAQTMETVNKAKTSYQKCVDSGSGMKNCAIEYYNQSDSLMNVAYKNLKLKLSSKEQSRLKKEQLDWIKKRDLYFEKVYSDTKKEGHFTEGSSDFDMVVFDEKANYVFARVKELIKRNSCF; translated from the coding sequence GTGATAACAATAAATGACGATATAATCATGATTCAAAAATCAGCATTACTATTCTTTATTTTGGTTGCATTTCAGTGTAATGCACAAACAATGGAGACCGTTAATAAAGCGAAAACTTCTTATCAAAAATGTGTAGATAGTGGTAGCGGAATGAAAAATTGTGCGATTGAATATTACAATCAATCGGATAGTTTGATGAACGTTGCGTACAAGAATTTAAAACTAAAGTTAAGTTCTAAAGAGCAATCACGATTAAAAAAAGAGCAACTAGACTGGATAAAGAAACGCGATCTGTATTTTGAGAAAGTATATTCTGACACCAAAAAAGAAGGTCATTTTACAGAAGGAAGCAGTGATTTTGATATGGTAGTTTTTGATGAAAAAGCAAATTACGTTTTCGCAAGAGTCAAAGAACTTATAAAAAGGAATAGTTGCTTTTAA